One Spinacia oleracea cultivar Varoflay chromosome 4, BTI_SOV_V1, whole genome shotgun sequence DNA segment encodes these proteins:
- the LOC110793498 gene encoding uncharacterized protein yields the protein MSRRHEDMRLKPSIVPARDHRDDLEQETYFTSRRGSTREDLPMRSRRSLSPEEMVERSRRIVNRDRRSNSLERRREYEEHIDRVRGGGGHMLSRSPPIQHSQKREHVDERAFGTSPTSMRIHGKLEYPEYVEYSNLNTKPRQPYNYDDHMDVVKQNDFSARRSGTSGHHSKVDSQTMDRDVGLRPPNHGFASRYSEPSSGNYSTTDIHRVKDENTRYQDAISHEKLVKDVYYKDGDQSAYYSRESHYVDSPLSQIKDFGSEDLLKNIPSTSSTMMGRGEYLTKVRDVRTLPPDVYPKRYGKDLESRVSDDYGQRILSDTRRGYETICRDAKCYACDAYKSSRPERKDYQYPEIRVRGDDEIGYAIQEKVYTKPQYAREGHDYRDSLRPDRMDSTVENIAKGEGSYSSSRRLIKDTGVREFDVIQKEMAPDYVDKRRSSSALIQVGEYLDTGYPHAELTRKASNHRHVSDLGGSHEHEFEDPYLDYGYGRYAQNGSDRTRLKNPSDFKNVELQRITEGYDRKKADEPVDRGRVFKRKYSIDEEVNRMDSRTEIRSKWNTLIGSDDFHDYQVEWTSRKPNVIHSKRPSGYERSHYYEEEQMPDGTYSRQDSVNVDWTSYEDQSESIQENSGKPYKMGNRHFKGYTKSESSKSYSHVHHSHPRNTCNKQQNLRQRNDNGNNMAIPAQAADIIEDSGVPWKPEPSEDTDGFKQRIQTAFLDFSKRFNENPTARKLYKEEGKAGSLFCVVCRRSASKEFLNTKALATHAYMSHKSGLRPHHLGLHRAICFLMGWNTMPDPDSGTWVPEILPKPEALAQKEDLILWPPVVIVHNISLSNNDHNKWKLINIDALGEFLRVKGFHLGKMKICLGNPGDHSVMLVKFLGTFSGLQEAERLHKLFLGRNHGRVDFDEAISGTGPVDELMQGDDPVEKVQDMLLYGYMGISDDLDSVDFDTKKRCSVKSKKEIHELADAPVKHE from the exons ATGTCCAGGAGACATGAAGATATGAGATTGAAACCTTCAATTGTTCCGGCGAGAGATCATCGTGATGATTTGGAGCAGGAAACTTATTTTACTTCACGCCGTGGTAGTACTCGAGAAGATCTTCCTATGCGTTCTAGGAGGAGTTTGAGTCCTGAAGAAATGGTGGAGAGAAGTCGAAGGATTGTGAATCGGGATAGAAGGAGTAATTCACTTGAAAGGAGGAGAGAGTATGAAGAACATATTGATCGAGTTCGTGGTGGTGGGGGTCATATGCTGTCTAGATCACCTCCAATCCAACATTCACAAAAGAGGGAACATGTCGATGAAAGGGCTTTCGGGACAAGTCCGACATCTATGAGAATACATGGGAAATTGGAATATCCTGAGTATGTGGAATATAGTAATTTGAACACAAAACCTAGACAACCTTACAATTATGATGATCATATGGACGTCGTAAAGCAGAATGATTTTAGTGCAAGAAGATCTGGCACTAGTGGGCACCATTCTAAGGTTGATTCTCAGACCATGGACAGAGATGTTGGGTTGCGTCCTCCAAATCATGGATTTGCATCAAGATATTCTGAACCTTCTAGTGGGAACTACTCAACTACGGATATACACAGAGTTAAGGATGAGAATACCCGATATCAAGATGCGATATCACATGAAAAGTTAGTTAAGGACGTTTACTACAAGGATGGAGATCAATCCGCCTATTATTCTAGGGAGAGTCATTATGTAGATTCTCCGTTATCTCAAATCAAGGACTTTGGTAGTGAAGACTTACTAAAGAATATTCCAAGTACCTCCTCAACTATGATGGGAAGGGGAGAGTATTTAACTAAGGTTCGTGATGTTCGCACTTTGCCGCCTGATGTGTATCCAAAACGCTATGGAAAAGATTTAGAATCTCGTGTTAGTGATGATTATGGTCAAAGGATTCTGTCAGACACTCGAAGAGGTTATGAAACAATATGTAGGGATGCAAAATGTTATGCATGTGATGCATACAAATCATCCAGACCTGAACGAAAAGATTATCAGTATCCTGAAATCAGAGTTAGAGGGGATGATGAAATTGGCTATGCTATTCAAGAAAAAGTGTATACTAAACCACAATATGCCCGTGAAGGACATGATTATAGGGATTCCCTAAGGCCTGATAGAATGGACTCAACTGTAGAAAATATAGCTAAAGGTGAAGGTTCTTACTCTTCTTCTCGAAGACTCATTAAGGATACTGGAGTTCGAGAATTTGATGTTATTCAAAAGGAGATGGCGCCAGATTATGTGGACAAAAGAAGATCATCAAGTGCACTAATACAAGTCGGGGAGTACTTGGATACTGGGTATCCTCATGCTGAGCTAACAAGAAAAGCTTCAAATCATCGTCATGTTTCTGATCTTGGTGGCTCGCATGAGCATGAGTTTGAGGATCCTTATTTGGATTATGGTTATGGAAGGTATGCTCAGAATGGATCTGATAGAACCAGATTGAAGAATCCTTCTGATTTTAAAAATGTGGAATTACAAAGAATTACTGAAGGATATGACAGAAAAAAGGCCGATGAACCTGTAGATAGGGGCAGGGTGTTCAAACGGAAATATAGCATTGATGAAGAGGTAAACAGGATGGATTCCAGAACTGAGATCCGTAGTAAATGGAATACGCTGATTGGAAGTGATGATTTTCATGATTACCAGGTTGAATGGACCAGTAGGAAACCCAATGTCATTCATTCGAAGAGACCTTCTGGATATGAGCGTAGCCACTACTACGAAGAAGAGCAAATGCCTGATGGAACCTACAGTCGACAAGACTCTGTTAATGTTGATTGGACCTCTTATGAAGATCAATCAGAGAGTATTCAAGAGAATTCCGGAAAACCATATAAAATGGGAAACAGGCATTTCAAAGGATATACAAAATCTGAATCCTCTAAAAGCTACAGTCATGTGCACCATTCACATCCAAGGAATACTTGCAACAAGCAACAAAATCTTAGGCAAAGAAATGATAATGGTAATAATATGGCAATACCTGCACAGGCTGCTGACATAATAGAAGATTCTGGAGTTCCTTGGAAGCCTGAGCCTTCAGAGGATACTGATGGTTTTAAGCAGAGGATACAAACAGCTTTCTTAGATTTCTCCAAGAGATTTAATGAAAATCCAACTGCTCGAAAGCTGTACAAGGAGGAAGGAAAGGCCGGTAGTTTGTTCTGCGTTGTTTGTCGCCGAAG TGCATCAAAAGAATTCCTAAATACGAAGGCTTTGGCGACTCATGCTTATATGTCTCACAAGTCTGGGTTGAGGCCGCATCACTTGGGTCTTCACAGAGCTATTTGTTTTCTTATGGGATGGAACACAATGCCAGATCCTGATTCAGGCACCTGGGTTCCAGAGATACTCCCCAAACCCGAAGCTTTGGCTCAAAAGGAGGACCTTATACTGTGGCCCCCTGTTGTTATTGTTCACAATATTTCATTGTCAAATAATGATCACAACAAATGGAAGCTCATAAACATTGATGCACTTGGAGAATTTCTGAGAG TTAAGGGTTTCCATCTGGgcaagatgaaaatctgtcttGGGAATCCTGGGGATCACAGTGTAATGTTGGTGAAATTCTTGGGTACTTTTTCTGGACTTCAAGAGGCAGAGAGGCTTCACAAATTATTTCTTGGGAGGAACCACGGAAGAGTAGATTTTGATGAAGCTATTTCTGGAACTGGGCCAGTTGATGAGTTGATGCAAGGAGATGATCCAGTTGAGAAGGTACAAGATATGCTGCTCTACGGGTACATGGGGATTTCTGATGACTTGGATAGTGTTGATTTTGATACAAAGAAAAGGTGTTCGGTTAAGAGCAAAAAAGAGATTCATGAACTTGCAGATGCACCCGTGAAGCATGAATAA
- the LOC130459957 gene encoding uncharacterized protein codes for MLLVLLQFLLIIHLWILKFLLKLKGVDSNLNDQPKFDPKPKETSVNCPRLKFDPRAQEQSDSVSRKEDNLKAQQNIANGVSEIRVGLKTDVTSKSHGDVDDNADPNPEHKNSDNETDQEDDQKSYQDNNEEERPPNFLKDLPKIIRSNKVTRAKSPKCKKKEESKKRPRSRTTSVKDEVIVDSPSKGSKQLRSSPRFASDPNSALVIQPEYVVDLVSKKIYKF; via the exons ATGTTGCTGGTTCTTCTTCAATTTCTG TTAATTATCCACTTGTGGATACTCAAATTCCTCCTGAAGTTAAAAGGTGTGGATTCAAATCTTAATGATCAACCAAAATTTGATCCAAAGCCTAAAGAAACATCAGTCAACTGTCCTAGACTAAAATTTGATCCTAGGGCGCAAGAACAAtctgattctg TTTCTCGGAAGGAGGATAATTTGAAAGCCCAGCAGAATATTGCAAATGGTGTATCAGAAATTCGCGTAGGTTTAAAGACTGATGTTACTTCTAAGTCACATGGAGATGTCGATGACAATGCTGATCCTAATCCTGAGCACAAAAATTCTGATAATGAGACTGATCAGGAGGATGATCAAAAGAGTTATCAGGACAATAATGAGGAAGAGCGTCCCCCTAACTTTTTGAAAGATCTTCCCAAAATTATTCGCTCGAATAAGGTAACCAGGGCAAAGAGTCCTAAGTGTAAAAAGAAGGAGGAGTCCAAGAAGAGACCTAGAAGTAGGACAACTTCTGTGAAGGATGAGGTTATTGTTGATTCACCTTCTAAGGGAAGTAAGCAGTTGAGATCTTCACCTCGATTTGCTTCTGATCCCAACTCTGCTCTGGTAATTCAACCGGAATATGTTGTTGATTTAGTTTCGAAGAAAATATACAAGTTTTGA